A genomic region of Prosthecobacter sp. contains the following coding sequences:
- a CDS encoding sialidase family protein, translating to MRTLLFLLAGLLGVLQAEPPKVTVTNIRRVFHNGEHNAFTDLVRFKGQLYLCFRSCPNGHMVFNTASVIIMRSTDEGATWTQVHRFSVKDRDTRDPHFLDFNGQLFLYTGTWWTGSGLLDRKDYDMNKQLGFAVSSPDGTKWSDPTLLEGTFGYYIWRAATCDGKAYLCGRRKANFAVSVMGERGHNQSIMLESDDGIIFRHRAYFQESGGNETAFFFEKDGSVLALDRNGGGNSMLASSKPPYTDWNRRPLDRFVGGPLLVKWSDHILVGGRNQTKDRGPKTSLGWLVGDKFHEFAELPSGGDNSYPGFIELSPTKGLISWYSSHEKDEASKTITAIYLAELNLSP from the coding sequence ATGCGCACACTTCTTTTCCTCCTGGCCGGGCTTCTTGGCGTTCTTCAAGCCGAGCCACCGAAAGTGACCGTCACGAACATCCGCCGCGTCTTTCACAACGGCGAGCACAACGCGTTCACCGACCTCGTTCGCTTCAAAGGCCAGCTATACCTGTGCTTCCGCAGTTGCCCGAACGGCCACATGGTATTCAACACGGCCTCGGTCATCATCATGCGCAGCACGGATGAAGGAGCGACGTGGACGCAGGTGCATCGTTTCAGCGTCAAAGACCGCGATACGCGTGATCCGCACTTCCTCGACTTCAACGGCCAGCTCTTCCTCTACACCGGCACATGGTGGACCGGGTCGGGCCTGTTGGATCGAAAGGACTATGACATGAACAAGCAGCTCGGCTTTGCAGTATCATCGCCGGATGGCACGAAATGGAGCGATCCCACGCTGCTGGAAGGCACCTTTGGCTACTACATCTGGCGAGCCGCCACCTGCGACGGCAAAGCCTACCTCTGTGGACGGCGTAAGGCCAATTTTGCCGTCAGCGTGATGGGAGAGCGCGGCCACAACCAGTCCATCATGCTCGAAAGTGATGACGGCATCATCTTCCGCCATCGCGCCTACTTTCAGGAGTCTGGCGGCAATGAAACGGCCTTCTTCTTCGAGAAGGACGGCAGCGTTTTGGCCCTGGATCGCAACGGAGGAGGCAATTCCATGCTCGCCAGCTCCAAACCGCCCTACACCGACTGGAACCGCCGCCCGCTCGACCGTTTCGTCGGCGGCCCGCTGCTGGTGAAATGGAGCGATCACATCCTCGTCGGCGGACGCAACCAAACCAAGGATCGCGGCCCGAAAACATCCCTCGGTTGGCTCGTCGGCGACAAGTTCCACGAGTTCGCCGAACTCCCTAGCGGCGGCGACAACTCGTATCCAGGCTTCATCGAGCTTTCACCGACCAAGGGCCTCATCTCCTGGTATTCGAGCCATGAGAAGGACGAGGCCAGCAAGACAATCACCGCGATCTACTTGGCCGAACTGAATCTCTCCCCCTAA
- a CDS encoding Gfo/Idh/MocA family oxidoreductase, which produces MKHLLLALLLCGTAIAQDGLKQLRAGIVGLDTSHVPAFTKLFNKGETEGELAGIKVTTGYTGGTDMPASATRKEKFTQQLRDMGVEIVDSIPKLLEKVDVILLESVDGRIHLKEAREIFKAGKPVFIDKPLAGTLAEAIAIVELAKKHNVPFFSSSSSRFGPELMALKGNAEVGDILGAATWGPCSYQEGTPDFFFYGIHGVEALYTIMGTGCETVSRVKGANNDIATGTWKDGRIGAYRGIVKGKADFGAVAYGSKSIGQAAKAVSYEGLCRQIGKFFRSGTPPVSAEETIEIFTFMEAADESLRQGGKPVSLADVLAKAKVEAEKLLK; this is translated from the coding sequence ATGAAACACCTCCTCCTCGCACTCCTTCTCTGCGGCACCGCCATTGCTCAAGACGGCCTCAAACAGCTCCGCGCGGGCATTGTCGGGCTCGATACCTCGCATGTGCCGGCCTTCACGAAGCTTTTCAACAAAGGCGAGACGGAGGGCGAGCTGGCAGGAATCAAAGTGACCACCGGCTACACGGGCGGCACAGACATGCCCGCCAGCGCCACCCGCAAAGAAAAGTTCACGCAGCAGCTTCGCGACATGGGCGTGGAGATTGTCGATTCGATCCCGAAGCTGCTCGAAAAAGTCGATGTCATCCTGCTGGAGAGCGTCGATGGCCGCATCCACCTCAAGGAAGCACGGGAAATCTTCAAAGCGGGCAAACCGGTCTTCATCGACAAACCACTCGCTGGCACGCTTGCCGAGGCCATCGCCATCGTGGAACTGGCGAAGAAGCACAACGTGCCTTTTTTCAGCAGCTCATCCTCACGCTTTGGTCCTGAGTTGATGGCGCTCAAAGGCAACGCCGAGGTCGGCGACATCCTCGGCGCTGCGACCTGGGGTCCATGCTCGTATCAAGAGGGCACGCCGGACTTTTTCTTCTACGGCATCCACGGCGTCGAGGCGCTCTACACAATCATGGGCACGGGCTGTGAGACAGTTTCACGCGTCAAAGGTGCTAACAACGACATCGCCACCGGCACTTGGAAAGACGGGCGCATCGGCGCGTATCGCGGCATCGTGAAGGGCAAGGCGGACTTCGGCGCGGTGGCCTATGGCAGCAAAAGCATCGGTCAGGCCGCGAAAGCCGTGAGCTACGAGGGCCTCTGCCGCCAGATCGGCAAATTCTTCCGCAGCGGCACGCCACCGGTGAGCGCGGAGGAGACCATCGAGATCTTTACCTTCATGGAAGCCGCCGACGAAAGCCTCCGCCAGGGCGGCAAACCCGTGTCACTCGCCGATGTGCTCGCGAAGGCGAAGGTGGAGGCGGAAAAACTGCTCAAGTAA
- a CDS encoding sialidase family protein, with the protein MKACLLSATLLLCWQSLAQEPFLPVKKSVHTLATGGDYLAFPAVLDLGSEVLVCFKRGKAHAADAGATQVLLRLDKASGKVLATGTLAEVKGEIMQMGEWVRFGNGDVANYIDAQEAQGSLRTGLAVVRSNNGGKTFAPVHRAGVIDGVEYGYAFDSITRGQTTWVLVMTFANLTGGKLVHKTKSQPGSVDVIRSDDNGLTWRFVRSITNELGNAPINESAFMAHGDGFIVTARGYDNREWLLRTDAEFKLIEKKDITAAHQVITSHIGRPRLFQRDGASYLLGRNWAAPGLMQLALFKFDPHTLDITQHVILDNAEKQPVADGYYAQPYWTERDGRTRFHVITYKSGAKKNPGIIRLEFDWEEVR; encoded by the coding sequence ATGAAAGCCTGCCTTCTTTCCGCCACCTTGCTGCTTTGCTGGCAGTCGCTTGCTCAGGAGCCATTTCTGCCTGTGAAGAAATCCGTTCACACGCTGGCGACGGGCGGAGACTACCTGGCGTTCCCGGCAGTGCTGGATCTCGGGAGCGAGGTGCTGGTGTGCTTCAAGCGCGGGAAAGCACACGCGGCGGATGCGGGAGCGACGCAGGTGCTGCTGAGGCTGGACAAGGCATCTGGCAAAGTCCTCGCCACGGGCACACTGGCAGAGGTGAAGGGCGAGATCATGCAGATGGGCGAATGGGTGCGGTTTGGGAACGGGGACGTGGCGAACTACATCGACGCGCAGGAGGCGCAGGGCTCGCTGCGGACGGGATTGGCAGTGGTGAGGTCCAACAACGGCGGCAAGACCTTCGCGCCGGTGCATCGGGCGGGCGTGATCGATGGCGTGGAGTATGGCTATGCGTTTGACTCGATCACACGCGGCCAGACGACGTGGGTGCTGGTGATGACCTTTGCGAATCTCACCGGTGGAAAGCTCGTTCACAAGACGAAGAGCCAGCCGGGATCCGTGGATGTGATCCGCAGCGATGACAACGGCCTGACGTGGCGCTTCGTGCGCAGCATCACAAACGAACTCGGCAACGCACCGATCAATGAAAGCGCGTTCATGGCGCATGGCGATGGCTTCATCGTCACCGCGCGTGGTTACGACAATCGCGAATGGCTGCTGCGCACGGACGCGGAGTTCAAGTTGATTGAGAAGAAAGACATCACTGCCGCGCATCAGGTCATCACCTCGCATATCGGCAGGCCGCGTTTGTTTCAGCGTGATGGCGCATCGTATCTGCTTGGGCGCAACTGGGCCGCGCCGGGGCTGATGCAGCTTGCCTTGTTCAAGTTTGACCCGCACACGCTCGACATCACACAGCATGTGATCTTGGACAATGCGGAGAAGCAACCGGTGGCCGATGGCTACTACGCCCAGCCATATTGGACGGAGCGTGACGGGCGCACGCGTTTCCACGTCATCACCTACAAAAGCGGCGCGAAGAAGAACCCCGGCATCATCCGGCTCGAGTTTGACTGGGAGGAGGTGCGGTGA
- a CDS encoding aldolase/citrate lyase family protein, translated as MQPSAVLKKIRAGETVVTAKSCYTDPELVEIIASSGYDAVWICLEHKRGDASMVYALIQACRLGGADALIRVKPSNYTDVLHLIEAGARGIMLPRVKHVDEVREVVSAMKFPPLGARGFDGIHAEADFGRIPPAEYLAKANDENFLVVQIEEPEVVPYVDEIAATPGVDVLFVGPADLTLGLGKFGKTDDPEVRVILQSVADACARHGKVAAIPCAPEQVKGYHDMGFRFFNVISDFRCVSTGMKAARAAVQL; from the coding sequence ATGCAGCCTTCCGCCGTCTTGAAGAAAATCCGTGCAGGCGAAACCGTCGTCACGGCCAAGTCCTGCTACACCGACCCTGAACTGGTCGAAATAATCGCCTCATCGGGCTACGACGCCGTGTGGATCTGTCTGGAGCATAAGCGCGGGGATGCCTCAATGGTGTATGCGCTAATTCAGGCCTGCCGGCTCGGTGGCGCTGACGCGTTGATTCGAGTGAAGCCATCGAACTACACGGACGTGTTGCATCTCATCGAAGCCGGTGCGCGTGGCATCATGCTGCCGCGTGTGAAGCATGTCGACGAAGTGCGCGAAGTGGTGAGTGCTATGAAGTTTCCGCCGCTCGGCGCGCGTGGCTTCGATGGCATTCATGCGGAGGCGGATTTTGGCCGCATCCCGCCTGCGGAGTATCTAGCGAAGGCGAATGACGAGAATTTCCTCGTCGTGCAGATCGAGGAGCCGGAAGTGGTGCCGTATGTTGATGAAATCGCGGCCACGCCGGGTGTGGATGTGCTGTTTGTCGGTCCCGCTGATCTCACGCTGGGCCTTGGCAAATTCGGCAAGACGGACGATCCCGAGGTGCGGGTGATTTTGCAGAGCGTGGCTGATGCATGTGCTCGTCACGGCAAGGTCGCGGCCATTCCCTGTGCCCCGGAGCAGGTGAAGGGCTATCACGACATGGGCTTCCGCTTCTTCAATGTGATCAGCGACTTCCGCTGCGTTTCCACCGGTATGAAAGCAGCCCGCGCGGCGGTACAACTCTGA
- a CDS encoding MFS transporter, with protein MTADTRAETPHTDRLPRAWLIVGVLWVVAALNYLDRIMITTMRDSLTQAVPMTDAQFGLLTSVFLWVYGLLSPFAGFLADRFNRSRLIVFSLLVWSLLTWLTGHARSFEELIVVRALMGLSEAAYLPAALALIADYHRGSTRSLATGIHMTGLSVGTGLAGIGGWVAEKHGWAAAFDVFGLFGVAYAVGLLFVLRDPPRESGDVTLTAEQPRLGQALVSLFSSGSFILLLAFWGLLALAGWAVMGWMPTFFKEQFKLDQGAAGISATSYLAVAMLLGKLVGGVWADRWSKTNNRARILVPAIGLFIAAPATLLVANTSVLAFAIAGLSIYGFTRVFSDANLMPILCQVSDSRYRATGYGVLNMFSCIVGGITVYVGGALRDAQISVSTLFQCAAGGLLVCGVLMTMVRPAQTRIPTP; from the coding sequence ATGACAGCCGACACCCGCGCAGAAACGCCTCACACCGATCGTCTGCCGCGCGCGTGGCTCATCGTGGGCGTGCTGTGGGTCGTTGCGGCGCTGAACTACCTGGACCGCATCATGATCACCACGATGCGTGATTCACTCACGCAGGCGGTGCCGATGACGGACGCGCAGTTTGGCCTGCTGACCTCGGTTTTCCTTTGGGTGTATGGATTGCTGAGCCCGTTCGCCGGATTCCTGGCTGATCGCTTCAATCGCAGCCGCCTGATCGTGTTCAGCCTGCTCGTGTGGTCGCTGCTGACGTGGCTCACGGGTCATGCGCGGAGTTTTGAGGAGCTGATCGTCGTGCGCGCGCTCATGGGGTTGAGCGAGGCGGCGTATCTGCCTGCCGCGCTCGCTTTGATCGCTGATTATCATCGCGGCAGCACTCGCTCACTCGCCACGGGCATTCACATGACCGGTTTGAGCGTGGGCACGGGCCTTGCGGGCATCGGCGGCTGGGTGGCGGAGAAGCATGGATGGGCCGCGGCGTTCGATGTGTTCGGACTGTTCGGTGTCGCCTATGCCGTTGGATTGTTGTTCGTGCTGCGTGACCCGCCACGCGAGAGTGGGGATGTGACCTTGACTGCGGAACAGCCACGACTCGGTCAGGCGCTCGTCAGTTTGTTCAGCAGCGGCTCGTTTATTCTTTTACTCGCCTTCTGGGGCCTGCTGGCGCTGGCAGGCTGGGCGGTGATGGGCTGGATGCCCACCTTCTTCAAAGAGCAGTTCAAGCTCGACCAAGGCGCGGCGGGCATCTCCGCCACCAGTTATCTCGCGGTCGCGATGCTGCTGGGCAAACTGGTCGGCGGCGTGTGGGCGGATCGCTGGAGCAAGACCAACAACCGCGCACGCATCCTCGTGCCTGCCATCGGCTTGTTCATCGCCGCGCCGGCCACACTGCTGGTCGCGAACACAAGTGTGCTGGCGTTCGCCATCGCAGGGCTGTCGATCTACGGTTTCACGCGCGTATTTTCCGATGCCAATCTGATGCCCATCCTCTGCCAGGTGTCCGACAGCCGCTACCGCGCCACCGGCTACGGCGTGCTAAACATGTTCTCCTGCATCGTCGGCGGCATCACCGTGTATGTCGGTGGTGCGTTACGTGATGCACAAATCAGCGTCAGCACGCTGTTTCAATGCGCTGCGGGCGGACTGCTCGTCTGCGGTGTGCTGATGACGATGGTAAGGCCCGCACAGACACGTATTCCAACACCATGA
- a CDS encoding PSD1 and planctomycete cytochrome C domain-containing protein gives MIKPLSFRLWACLVAPVSLAMAAPDYTKDIKPLLKERCVSCHGSVKQKGDLRLDAGALIDKGVHAELVERVTSHDEDERMPPEGARLTESQVEALRLWIAAGAPFPSDEVIPKKPSEHWSFQPVKRPKVPESASHHPIDAFVFGKQNSTPQAAPMALLRRVYLDLIGLPPTIAEQERHSSLDTAIDDLLTRPEYGERWARHWLDVVRYADSNGYERDAEKPFVWHYRDYVIEALNNDKPFDRFVMEQLAGDEMKAESGKLKAEMVIATGFLRLGHWDDEPADPAADRYDQLDDIVSTTGQAFLGLTIGCARCHDHKFEPLATRDYYSLVAVFNPLQRPTKGRTELTVPVDGTEVYIWREPSAKAPETHVLVRGSPTRFGDLVEPAVPAILVKQQPQFPSGEKTTQRRLGLAQWIASTNNPLTARVIVNRVWQQHFGQGLVTTANDFGLMGAAPSHPELLDWLAHWFMHDAKWSLKKLHRLILTSRAWQSRSEGQRAKGTGTKPANATPKSDSVSLHYALSPTPYRYRRLEVEAIRDSMLAVSGQLNPKRFGPAMKPGIPAAALEANTDKEKVWQASDEREASRRSIYAFIKRGLVVPMLETLDLADTVSSCPQRQVTTVAPQALSLFNGDFVNQQAKRFAARLKREAGDDSAKQITLAWRLALCREPTAAELTQMHRFLREESLEQVCRVILNLNEFVYPE, from the coding sequence ATGATCAAACCTCTCTCTTTTCGTCTTTGGGCCTGCCTTGTCGCGCCCGTTTCGCTGGCGATGGCAGCGCCTGATTACACGAAGGACATCAAACCGCTGCTCAAAGAGCGATGCGTGTCCTGCCACGGCTCTGTGAAGCAAAAAGGCGATCTGCGGCTCGATGCGGGGGCCTTGATCGACAAGGGTGTGCATGCTGAGCTGGTCGAGCGCGTGACCTCGCACGATGAAGACGAGCGCATGCCGCCGGAAGGCGCACGGCTCACGGAATCGCAGGTAGAAGCGCTGCGTCTGTGGATCGCGGCGGGAGCGCCATTTCCGAGCGATGAGGTGATCCCGAAGAAGCCGTCGGAGCACTGGTCGTTTCAGCCGGTGAAGCGCCCGAAAGTCCCCGAATCGGCCTCCCATCATCCGATTGATGCCTTTGTCTTCGGAAAACAAAATTCGACACCTCAGGCCGCGCCGATGGCTTTGTTGCGCCGCGTGTATCTCGACCTCATCGGCCTGCCCCCGACGATTGCGGAGCAGGAGAGGCACTCATCGCTCGATACGGCGATCGACGACCTCCTCACTCGTCCCGAATACGGCGAGCGCTGGGCACGCCACTGGCTGGATGTCGTGCGCTACGCCGACAGCAACGGCTACGAACGAGATGCCGAGAAGCCCTTCGTGTGGCACTACCGCGACTACGTCATTGAAGCGCTCAACAATGACAAACCCTTCGACCGTTTCGTCATGGAGCAGCTCGCGGGAGATGAGATGAAAGCTGAAAGTGGAAAGCTGAAAGCTGAAATGGTGATCGCCACCGGCTTCCTCCGTCTCGGTCACTGGGATGACGAGCCTGCCGATCCGGCGGCGGATCGTTACGACCAGCTCGACGACATCGTCAGCACTACAGGGCAGGCCTTTCTCGGCCTCACCATCGGCTGCGCACGCTGCCACGATCACAAGTTCGAGCCGCTGGCCACGCGTGATTACTACAGCCTCGTCGCTGTCTTCAATCCGCTTCAGCGCCCGACCAAAGGCCGCACGGAGCTGACCGTGCCCGTCGATGGCACAGAGGTTTACATCTGGCGCGAGCCTTCCGCGAAAGCACCCGAGACGCATGTGCTCGTGCGCGGCTCGCCGACACGTTTCGGCGATCTTGTCGAGCCAGCGGTGCCTGCCATTCTCGTCAAACAGCAGCCGCAATTCCCATCGGGTGAGAAGACCACGCAGCGCCGCCTCGGCCTCGCGCAATGGATTGCGAGCACCAACAACCCGCTCACCGCACGCGTGATCGTGAACCGCGTCTGGCAGCAGCACTTCGGCCAGGGCCTCGTGACCACCGCGAACGACTTCGGCCTCATGGGTGCCGCGCCCTCGCATCCCGAACTGCTCGACTGGCTCGCGCATTGGTTCATGCACGACGCCAAATGGTCACTGAAGAAGTTGCACCGGCTCATTCTGACCAGCCGCGCATGGCAGAGCCGCAGCGAAGGGCAAAGAGCGAAGGGCACAGGGACCAAACCAGCCAACGCGACGCCAAAGAGCGATTCAGTCTCTTTGCACTACGCCCTTAGCCCTACGCCCTACCGCTATCGGCGCTTGGAGGTCGAAGCCATCCGCGACTCCATGCTCGCCGTCAGCGGCCAGCTCAATCCGAAGCGCTTCGGCCCCGCCATGAAGCCCGGCATTCCCGCCGCCGCGCTCGAAGCCAACACCGACAAAGAAAAAGTCTGGCAGGCCTCCGACGAACGCGAAGCCTCGCGCCGCAGCATCTACGCCTTCATCAAGCGCGGGTTGGTGGTCCCCATGCTCGAAACCCTCGACCTCGCCGACACCGTCAGCAGTTGCCCCCAACGCCAAGTCACCACCGTCGCCCCGCAGGCGCTGAGCCTCTTCAACGGCGACTTCGTGAACCAGCAGGCGAAGCGCTTCGCCGCCCGCTTGAAACGCGAAGCGGGTGATGACTCCGCGAAGCAGATCACACTCGCATGGAGGCTGGCATTGTGCCGCGAGCCAACTGCTGCCGAGCTGACACAGATGCATAGGTTTCTGCGGGAGGAGTCGCTGGAGCAGGTCTGCCGCGTGATTTTGAATCTGAACGAGTTTGTTTATCCTGAATAA
- a CDS encoding FAD-dependent oxidoreductase, with protein sequence MPVTEQTLECDLLVAGGGIAGVCCALAAARLGTRVILCQDRSVLGGNASSEVRMHIVGATGLSGGKELQNELREGGIIEELRLDLAVQNPQRSPALMDLLLYDKCRREPNMTLYLNTTVVSAVAEDGLIREVRAERPSTEDAFVIRAKTFVDCTGDGRLGIEAGAPFMRGRESKAQFGESLAQNEADSKTLGSSIMFQARKHGREMPFTAPPWARRFSAKDFKLRPYGQSGFDLGLEYGYWWIEWGGCLDTLKDNERIRDELLAITLGVWDFVKNHSDIDASHWALEWIGFVPGKRESRRFIGQHILTENDLITSRAFPDAIAYGGWPIDTHPPEGVDAPELPPCTQHHLPYIYDIPLRCCVSTGPRNLMFAGRNISATHIAFASTRVMATCAVIGQGVGTAAALALKQNVLPFDIAADSSLMYAIQQQLLKDDCHLIGLRNDDACDLVRQAAQINASSIKLGAEPENVRSGFTRIVTNVPTDRRQEGVQRWMSEEVPAWLEIRWDEPVCIREVVLIFDSGQHRLLTLSQADGYTQKMLWGQPQSETVRDYVLSLETTHGWQDVLKVAHNYQRRRSHLLEQTEHATALRIQVTATNGLDHARIVEVRAYA encoded by the coding sequence ATGCCCGTGACCGAGCAGACTCTCGAATGCGACCTGCTCGTGGCGGGTGGCGGCATCGCGGGTGTGTGCTGTGCGCTCGCAGCGGCACGTCTCGGCACGCGCGTGATCCTTTGCCAGGACCGCAGCGTGCTCGGCGGCAATGCGAGCAGTGAGGTGCGCATGCACATCGTCGGTGCCACGGGACTCAGCGGCGGCAAGGAGCTGCAAAACGAGCTGCGCGAGGGCGGCATCATTGAGGAACTGCGTCTCGACCTTGCCGTGCAGAATCCGCAGCGCTCGCCCGCGCTCATGGATCTCCTGCTTTACGACAAATGCCGTCGTGAACCGAACATGACGCTTTATCTCAACACCACCGTCGTCAGTGCGGTGGCCGAGGATGGGCTCATTCGCGAGGTGCGCGCCGAGAGGCCGTCCACGGAGGATGCTTTCGTCATTCGAGCAAAGACCTTCGTCGATTGCACTGGCGACGGTCGGCTTGGCATCGAGGCAGGCGCGCCGTTCATGCGCGGACGCGAGAGCAAGGCGCAGTTTGGCGAATCCCTTGCGCAGAACGAGGCGGACTCGAAGACGCTCGGCTCGTCGATCATGTTCCAGGCTCGCAAGCACGGCCGCGAGATGCCTTTCACCGCGCCTCCTTGGGCACGGCGCTTCAGCGCGAAGGATTTCAAACTGCGGCCCTATGGCCAGAGCGGCTTCGATCTCGGCCTCGAATACGGCTATTGGTGGATCGAGTGGGGCGGCTGTCTCGACACGTTGAAGGACAACGAACGCATCCGCGACGAGCTGCTCGCCATCACGCTCGGCGTCTGGGACTTCGTCAAAAACCACTCCGACATCGACGCCTCGCACTGGGCGCTGGAGTGGATCGGCTTCGTGCCCGGCAAGCGCGAGAGCAGGCGCTTCATCGGCCAGCACATCCTCACGGAGAACGATCTCATCACCTCCCGCGCCTTCCCCGATGCCATTGCCTATGGCGGCTGGCCCATCGACACACATCCGCCGGAGGGCGTCGATGCACCTGAGCTGCCGCCCTGCACTCAGCATCATTTGCCCTACATCTACGACATCCCGCTGCGCTGCTGTGTGTCCACCGGACCGCGCAATCTGATGTTTGCCGGCCGCAACATCTCCGCCACACATATCGCCTTCGCCTCCACCCGCGTCATGGCCACCTGTGCCGTCATCGGCCAAGGCGTCGGCACCGCGGCGGCGCTCGCTTTGAAGCAAAACGTGTTGCCCTTCGACATCGCGGCAGACTCCAGTCTGATGTACGCCATCCAGCAGCAACTCCTCAAAGACGACTGCCATTTGATCGGTCTGCGAAACGACGACGCGTGCGATCTCGTCCGCCAGGCCGCACAAATCAACGCATCCAGCATCAAACTTGGCGCGGAGCCTGAAAACGTGCGCAGTGGATTCACCCGCATCGTCACCAATGTCCCGACGGATCGGCGGCAAGAGGGCGTGCAGCGTTGGATGAGTGAAGAGGTGCCCGCGTGGCTGGAAATCCGCTGGGACGAGCCTGTTTGTATCCGCGAGGTCGTGCTGATTTTCGACTCCGGCCAGCATCGCCTCCTCACGCTTTCACAAGCCGACGGCTACACCCAAAAAATGCTCTGGGGACAACCACAGTCGGAAACGGTGCGTGATTACGTTTTGAGCCTCGAAACCACCCATGGTTGGCAGGATGTGCTGAAGGTGGCGCACAACTACCAGCGCCGTCGCTCGCATCTTCTGGAGCAAACCGAGCACGCCACCGCGCTGCGCATCCAAGTGACCGCCACGAACGGTCTCGACCATGCACGCATCGTCGAAGTGCGGGCGTATGCCTGA
- a CDS encoding Gfo/Idh/MocA family oxidoreductase — protein MLTSTRRRFFEDSLMATAAVALPSQLFAADPTSSSPNEKLTAAIIGCGIRGKAHARELARLVDCDVAYVCDPDLDRADEVGALLVELKRPMPKKVQDLRKVLEDKAVDVVFIATPNHWHALAAIWAMQAGKDVYVEKPVSQNVEEGRRIVQVARKLGRIAQTGTQNRSRGALAEAVKFMREGKLGEVKLAKSIIYSGRGSIGGPAECAMPPRCDYDLWAGPAPMTKLTRLKFHYDWHWFWDTGNGEIGNNNVHSLDICRWGLGVTGLGRSVMSYGGRLGYTDVAETPNSQVGIFDFGDKTIVSETRGLKTAPFHPTIKSMWFFYGSEGIIADTSLFDPKGNLVRAFEGGKSENHFANFLRTVRSRKHTDLTADIKEGHQSTALCHIANISYRLGSKTSVNDISKHLGDIKAHEDVQDTLERTKHYLAEAGVDLDKTQLTLGQHLRVDGEKESFLDNAAANALLTREYRAPFVVPKESEI, from the coding sequence ATGCTCACATCCACACGCCGCCGTTTCTTTGAAGACTCCTTGATGGCCACTGCCGCTGTTGCCCTTCCTTCTCAGCTCTTCGCTGCCGACCCGACATCAAGCAGCCCGAACGAAAAGCTCACCGCCGCGATCATCGGCTGTGGGATTCGTGGGAAAGCGCATGCTCGGGAGCTGGCGCGGCTGGTGGATTGCGATGTGGCTTATGTTTGCGATCCTGATCTCGACCGCGCGGATGAAGTGGGTGCGTTGCTGGTCGAACTGAAGCGCCCGATGCCGAAGAAGGTGCAGGATTTGCGAAAGGTGCTCGAAGACAAGGCGGTGGATGTCGTTTTCATCGCCACGCCGAATCACTGGCATGCGCTGGCGGCGATCTGGGCGATGCAGGCGGGCAAGGATGTGTATGTCGAGAAGCCGGTGAGCCAGAATGTCGAGGAAGGCCGCCGCATCGTGCAAGTGGCGCGGAAGCTGGGGCGCATCGCGCAGACGGGCACGCAGAACCGGTCGCGCGGCGCTTTGGCCGAGGCGGTGAAGTTCATGCGCGAGGGCAAACTGGGCGAGGTGAAGCTGGCGAAGAGCATCATCTACAGCGGACGCGGCAGCATCGGCGGCCCGGCGGAGTGTGCGATGCCGCCGCGTTGCGATTACGACCTCTGGGCCGGTCCCGCGCCGATGACGAAGCTCACGCGGCTGAAGTTCCACTATGACTGGCACTGGTTCTGGGACACCGGCAACGGCGAGATCGGCAACAACAACGTCCACTCGCTCGACATCTGCCGCTGGGGCCTCGGCGTTACCGGATTGGGTCGCAGTGTGATGAGTTATGGCGGTCGCCTCGGCTACACCGACGTGGCGGAGACGCCAAACTCGCAGGTCGGCATCTTCGACTTCGGCGACAAGACCATCGTCTCCGAAACCCGCGGCCTCAAAACCGCGCCGTTTCATCCCACGATCAAATCCATGTGGTTCTTCTACGGCAGCGAAGGCATCATCGCCGACACGAGCCTCTTCGATCCGAAAGGCAACCTCGTCCGCGCCTTTGAAGGAGGCAAATCGGAGAACCACTTCGCCAACTTCCTCCGCACCGTGCGCAGCCGCAAGCACACCGACCTCACCGCTGACATCAAGGAAGGCCATCAAAGCACCGCGCTCTGCCACATCGCGAATATCTCGTATCGCCTCGGCTCGAAAACCTCCGTGAACGACATTTCGAAGCATCTCGGCGACATCAAAGCCCACGAAGACGTGCAGGACACCCTGGAGCGCACGAAACACTACCTCGCCGAAGCCGGAGTCGATCTCGACAAAACGCAGCTCACGCTCGGCCAGCATCTCCGCGTGGATGGCGAGAAGGAATCCTTCCTCGACAACGCCGCCGCGAACGCACTGCTCACCCGCGAGTATCGTGCGCCGTTTGTGGTGCCGAAAGAGTCGGAGATTTGA